The Chryseobacterium sp. JV274 sequence GTTTTATCACAAGTATTATAATGATTCCACTCAGCGAAAATTTATGATCGGAATCAATCCCAGCCGTCATGGAGCAGGGGTAACCGGAGTTCCGTTTACAGATACCAAAAGACTTGAAAGTATTTGTGGAATAAAAATGAAATCAGCCCATACCCATGAAGTTTCTTCTGTTTTCATGTATGATATGATTGAAGAGTATGGAGGTGTAGATCTTTTTTACAAAGACATTTATATCAATTCTCCATTTCCGCTGGCCATCGTGAGAAAAACAAAAAACGGATGGCTTAATGCCAATTACTATGATGATAAAAAGCTGTTTGAAGCTGTAAAAGACTTTATGATCGAATCTTTGAAGAAACATATCAGTCTTAGTCTCGATACGTCAGAGGTATTTGTTCTGGGTAAAAAAAATGCTGACTTTATTTTAACACTAAACAAAGAAGCAAAACTGTTTGATACCTTGACTGTTCTTGAACATCCCAGATATATTCAGCAGTATAAATCGAAAGAAAAACAGCTGTATATAGACAAATATATTCTGGCATTGAAAAAACAAAACCCTTAATAAAACATTAAGGGTTTTGTCATTCATGAATTAGAATCTTTATGGGATATGGAACTATATAAAATTTTCTGAATTTAGTTTTTAATAACTTTGGTTGATTCTGTTGCTGTTTTGATAATATAAACTCCTTTTGGAAGCTCTGAAATATTGATTTCATTATTTCCCTTCTGAGTTTGTACTGTTTTCAGCGTTTTACCATCCAGACTGTAGATTTTAGCTTCACTGGCTTTTTCTGTTGTGATAGAAATAGGTCCGTTGGTTGGGTTAGGATAAACAGTCAAGTCTTTTTTAATGCTTTTAGCTTCCGAAGTACCCAATACCAGATTGCTGTCTTTTACCCAGGTGAAAGCATCAATGGCTACATATCGGTATAATCCGTTCGCAGTGATCTGCAGCTCATCAATCACAATGTTTGAGTAATTTTGTCCATTTAAATTAGTTAGGTCAATCAGGGTGTATCCGTTCGTACTCCCTAAACTTGTCGCAAATCCGCTGGTTTTTGTTTGGGTAAATTTTGTGACTCCGCTGAGTTTTCCGGTTACAGTTAGTGTTCCTGCTACATTGAGATCGAGGTTCAACGCAGAAAGATACATCCAGAATCGGTTTACTTTAAATAAATTAGAAGTTGTTTTAATACTGAAAGAGGGAGGAGACTGGGTATCGTTGGAATTGTCAATGTATCTGTTGTCATTAGCTGTTCCATTCCAGCCTGTACCTGGGTAATTTCCTTGAATATCGAAAACACTTACATGTGAAATGATATTGAAAATGACTCCATTGTCGGTGAAGCTTGTACTTCCGTGCGATTCCGTTTCAAATTGTTCTGTACTGGTCTGCCCGAATGTGATAATTGAAATGAGCAGACTACAAATTGTTAAAAAAGTAGTGCTTTTCATGATTTTTTTTGTTTTAAATATTAGGTTATTGTGAATATTAATCTCTTGGAGGGTAAATGCCTTCAACGCAGATGATATAATTTAAACCCAGATAAGGAGGCATATTATTCACCGGTAAATTTTGTCCTATAAAGGCAATGCTTTGTCCGTTAATCACGGTATCAGGATTAGAATCATTTACAAAGCTGGATACCACGTTGAAATCTCTTCCCACCTGTGTTCCTGAGATCGCAATAGATGATGTAGCAGTAGGTGTTGATGAGTTGGCATTCTTATTAGCTACTTTCAATTGGAATCCACCTGCGATGCTAGGAAGATTTGAGGTTAAAAGAGTATTCTGTGTAGTACCGGATACCACTCCCAAAGGATAGAACTGGTTGGCGTTTACATTTCCTGCTCCTAAGGCCATACGCCCTTTTAAGTTAGGTAACGCAAAAGTACTGATACCATCTCCTCCGTAAGTTGTTCCTAAAATAGAGAATAGGGCTGAATTTCTTGAAATGCTTATTAAGCTTCCGTCGCAAAACATCCAGCCTCTAGGTGCGAAATTTCCTGCAAATAATTTTACAATTCCAATGTACTCTTCCATAATAATGATATTTAGTTTTAAATTTCTTACTCTGTTATGGGCTTTTCAGATTCCGCCTTTGGTTATTATTCTAAGCCAAAGGAACGATTAATAAGAAGGGAGTGCTAGAGTAGAAAATACCAAATTATAGATTCCGTATTTCTACGTAAGGGGAATCTTATAAATGGTATATCTATAATAGAAATTATTATCTTTAAGTTTCTCTGAAAGAGCTGTATTTCGTATTTTTGTAAGAATCCAATAAAAATAAAAATGAGCGAATTTGTAGCATCAGAAATTAAAAATAATATTGCTGAGATCAGTTTCGGAACACCCAAAAGCAATTCTCTTCCGGGAGCTATTTTAGAAAAACTGGCAGAAACCATTCTTGAAGAGGGAGCGAAAGATGAGGTGAAAGCTATTTTAGTAAAAAGTGCAGGTGAAAAAGCTTTCTGCGCAGGAGCAAGTTTTGATGAGCTTTTAGCTATTGAAGAACTGGAAGCTTCCACACAATTCTTTGGTGGTTTTGCAAAAGTGTTGAATGCTATGAGAAACTGCGGAAAAATCGTAGTAGTAAGAGTTCAGGGAAAAACAACTGGCGGAGGAGTTGGAATTGCTTGTGGAGCAGATTATTGTTTTGCAACGAAAGATTCGGCTTTAGCACTTACTGAGATCAATCTTGGAATAGGACCTTTTGTAATAGGACCTTATGTAGAGAGAAAGATCGGAAAGTCACAATTCTCTGCGATGGCTATTGATGCAGACTTCAGATCTGCTGAATGGGCTGAGCAGCATAATGTCTATCATTCCGTATCAGATTCTATTCAGGAGATGGATGAGAAACTGGAGAATTTTTTACAGA is a genomic window containing:
- a CDS encoding enoyl-CoA hydratase/isomerase family protein — its product is MSEFVASEIKNNIAEISFGTPKSNSLPGAILEKLAETILEEGAKDEVKAILVKSAGEKAFCAGASFDELLAIEELEASTQFFGGFAKVLNAMRNCGKIVVVRVQGKTTGGGVGIACGADYCFATKDSALALTEINLGIGPFVIGPYVERKIGKSQFSAMAIDADFRSAEWAEQHNVYHSVSDSIQEMDEKLENFLQTLASRNSEALALIKKVSWEGTDHFNELMPARIHMSASLILEDSAKKNIQSIKEKLRAK
- a CDS encoding SMUG2 DNA glycosylase family protein, with translation MNKTFADHIIEFNENLSYKGSLPEGFEVLNPYLDNPETLTVMQKFYHKYYNDSTQRKFMIGINPSRHGAGVTGVPFTDTKRLESICGIKMKSAHTHEVSSVFMYDMIEEYGGVDLFYKDIYINSPFPLAIVRKTKNGWLNANYYDDKKLFEAVKDFMIESLKKHISLSLDTSEVFVLGKKNADFILTLNKEAKLFDTLTVLEHPRYIQQYKSKEKQLYIDKYILALKKQNP
- a CDS encoding phage tail protein gives rise to the protein MEEYIGIVKLFAGNFAPRGWMFCDGSLISISRNSALFSILGTTYGGDGISTFALPNLKGRMALGAGNVNANQFYPLGVVSGTTQNTLLTSNLPSIAGGFQLKVANKNANSSTPTATSSIAISGTQVGRDFNVVSSFVNDSNPDTVINGQSIAFIGQNLPVNNMPPYLGLNYIICVEGIYPPRD
- a CDS encoding T9SS type A sorting domain-containing protein, which encodes MKSTTFLTICSLLISIITFGQTSTEQFETESHGSTSFTDNGVIFNIISHVSVFDIQGNYPGTGWNGTANDNRYIDNSNDTQSPPSFSIKTTSNLFKVNRFWMYLSALNLDLNVAGTLTVTGKLSGVTKFTQTKTSGFATSLGSTNGYTLIDLTNLNGQNYSNIVIDELQITANGLYRYVAIDAFTWVKDSNLVLGTSEAKSIKKDLTVYPNPTNGPISITTEKASEAKIYSLDGKTLKTVQTQKGNNEINISELPKGVYIIKTATESTKVIKN